One genomic segment of Clostridium estertheticum subsp. estertheticum includes these proteins:
- a CDS encoding HD-GYP domain-containing protein — protein MLLSLSEVADLANPLVAQHQHRTAFIALELSKTANLGSEITENIFTAALLHDIGAVSVEEKIAIHNFKEIDENIHTIRGELLLEQIPWLRKISKIVRNHHRNWNDWDDDIENPVIFSSQIILLSDYVERLINRNKYILHQVNDIVTTIKKLSGTVIHKNIVTYFLDLSKREEFWLDLTSPNLYSLLLINGQFKTMQIELEDISLISNLYRDLIDFKSRFTATHTSGVSECAVKLSELFGLAELDVKSMRIAGNFHDIGKLIIPNSILEKPGKLTVDEFAIIRCHTYHTFRTLNSIGGLQRIAEWAAYHHEKLDGSGYPFHLTSEEIGTGSRIMAVADIFTAISEDRPYRKGMDKNEIYTVIKKQANKYLLDKRIVELLFDNYDVINTQVKIKQSKALNFYETRFSSIIHENKRNI, from the coding sequence TTGCTATTATCTTTATCAGAAGTAGCCGATTTAGCAAATCCCTTGGTTGCCCAACATCAACATAGAACAGCATTTATTGCACTTGAGTTATCAAAAACAGCCAATTTAGGATCCGAAATTACAGAAAATATTTTTACTGCTGCATTATTACATGATATTGGTGCAGTATCTGTAGAAGAAAAAATAGCTATTCATAATTTTAAGGAAATAGATGAAAATATTCATACTATAAGAGGGGAATTATTATTAGAACAAATACCATGGTTAAGAAAAATTTCAAAGATAGTAAGAAACCATCATAGGAATTGGAATGATTGGGATGATGATATAGAAAACCCAGTAATTTTTTCTTCTCAAATCATTTTGTTATCTGATTATGTTGAGAGATTAATAAATAGGAATAAATATATCTTACACCAGGTTAACGATATAGTAACAACAATAAAAAAATTATCAGGTACAGTTATACATAAGAACATAGTAACTTATTTTCTTGATTTATCTAAAAGAGAGGAATTTTGGTTAGATTTAACTTCTCCTAATTTATATTCATTGTTATTAATCAACGGGCAGTTTAAAACCATGCAAATAGAACTAGAAGATATATCATTAATATCAAATTTATATCGTGATCTAATAGATTTTAAATCTAGATTTACGGCTACTCATACATCTGGTGTATCAGAATGTGCAGTAAAATTATCTGAATTGTTTGGACTTGCAGAATTAGATGTAAAGTCAATGAGGATAGCAGGGAATTTTCATGATATAGGTAAATTAATAATACCAAACAGTATTCTTGAGAAGCCAGGCAAATTAACAGTTGATGAATTTGCAATTATAAGGTGTCATACTTATCATACATTTAGAACGTTAAATTCTATTGGTGGTTTGCAACGAATAGCTGAGTGGGCAGCTTATCATCATGAAAAATTAGATGGTAGTGGATACCCATTTCATCTTACTAGTGAAGAAATTGGTACCGGTTCTAGAATAATGGCTGTTGCAGATATATTTACAGCCATATCCGAAGATAGACCTTATAGAAAAGGTATGGATAAAAATGAAATTTATACAGTTATAAAAAAGCAAGCAAATAAATATTTATTGGATAAACGTATTGTTGAATTACTATTCGATAACTATGATGTTATAAATACACAAGTAAAAATAAAACAATCAAAAGCATTAAATTTTTATGAAACACGGTTTTCATCAATAATCCATGAGAATAAACGCAATATATAA
- a CDS encoding FadR/GntR family transcriptional regulator, whose amino-acid sequence MKDTRTSDRVFNVIQEKIISGEYKPGMKIMSELKLAEELQVSRVSVREAIEKMSAVNIVSKRRGGGTFVNDLKPSVYLNSLIPMITLGQDNYNDILEFRLIIESEASGLCAQRCSDDLVNEIEECYNNMIKYQDDFEKFTEEDLNFHMKIVEGSNSPLIIKVNEILKNLLRAHQKLLYNNLGPSGGLSEHKLILEAIKNRDSQLAKLFAKRHIERTIRDIKK is encoded by the coding sequence ATGAAGGATACAAGAACTAGTGATAGAGTTTTTAATGTAATACAAGAAAAAATTATTAGTGGAGAATATAAACCAGGAATGAAAATTATGTCGGAACTTAAACTTGCTGAGGAGTTGCAAGTAAGTAGAGTATCTGTTAGAGAAGCTATAGAAAAAATGTCAGCAGTTAATATTGTCAGTAAAAGGAGAGGTGGAGGTACCTTTGTTAATGATTTAAAGCCATCTGTTTATTTAAATAGTTTAATACCTATGATTACCCTAGGGCAGGACAATTACAATGACATATTAGAGTTTAGATTAATCATAGAGTCAGAAGCATCAGGGCTTTGCGCCCAGAGATGTAGCGATGATTTAGTAAATGAAATAGAGGAATGTTATAACAATATGATAAAGTATCAAGATGATTTTGAAAAATTTACTGAAGAAGATTTAAATTTTCATATGAAAATTGTGGAAGGAAGCAATAGTCCCTTGATTATAAAAGTAAACGAAATATTGAAGAATCTTTTAAGGGCCCATCAAAAGCTATTGTACAATAACTTAGGACCTTCTGGAGGGCTTAGTGAGCATAAACTCATATTAGAGGCTATAAAAAATAGAGATTCGCAGCTTGCAAAGTTATTTGCAAAAAGACATATAGAACGAACAATAAGAGACATAAAAAAATAG
- a CDS encoding cobalamin-dependent protein (Presence of a B(12) (cobalamin)-binding domain implies dependence on cobalamin itself, in one of its several forms, or in some unusual lineages, dependence on a cobalamin-like analog.), producing MSNVKHFYNRLKKLRIESNLLQRSLAEMLGLAQTTIANYEQGKRFPDEETLQKIADFFNVSLDYLLGRSEIKNYNEDLILRDSIQLSKCFIEPEMLLLKNSYFKALINGKSQKASEMILNAVTNDMIDIKKIYNDVFERSLIEIGQQWDMNIIDIYQEHYFSCSTQFIMSQLFPYFHTSEKNGHSLISLSTSGDSHNIGIRMVTDFFEIDGWNTYFLGCDVPSQSVIKAIKDRKANIVAISCTMPNYLESVQCLITAIRNLKDFSDIKIIVGGRLFNRDKNLWKSVGADGYSSNADEAVKIANEFMINNVLE from the coding sequence GTGAGTAACGTTAAACACTTTTATAATAGACTAAAAAAACTTCGTATAGAAAGTAATTTGCTTCAAAGATCTTTAGCTGAAATGCTTGGTTTAGCTCAAACAACTATAGCGAATTATGAACAGGGCAAGCGCTTTCCTGATGAGGAAACACTGCAAAAAATAGCAGACTTTTTTAATGTTTCTCTCGATTACTTACTTGGAAGATCAGAAATAAAGAACTACAATGAAGATCTTATACTGAGAGATTCAATACAATTATCCAAGTGTTTCATAGAACCTGAAATGCTTCTATTAAAAAACTCATATTTTAAGGCTTTAATTAATGGTAAATCGCAAAAAGCAAGTGAGATGATTTTAAATGCAGTTACTAATGATATGATTGATATAAAAAAAATATATAACGACGTATTTGAAAGATCTCTTATAGAAATTGGACAGCAATGGGATATGAATATTATAGATATTTATCAAGAACATTATTTTTCGTGCTCTACACAATTTATAATGTCACAGCTTTTCCCTTATTTTCATACCTCTGAGAAAAATGGTCATTCCCTTATATCTTTAAGTACATCTGGTGATTCACATAATATTGGCATACGTATGGTTACAGATTTTTTTGAAATTGATGGGTGGAATACTTATTTTCTTGGCTGTGACGTTCCATCGCAGAGTGTGATAAAGGCTATAAAAGACCGTAAAGCTAATATAGTTGCAATATCCTGTACAATGCCTAATTATCTTGAGTCAGTGCAATGTTTAATTACAGCTATAAGGAATTTAAAAGATTTTAGCGATATTAAAATAATAGTAGGTGGGCGACTATTCAATAGGGATAAAAACTTGTGGAAGTCTGTTGGAGCCGATGGATATTCTTCTAATGCGGATGAGGCTGTTAAAATTGCTAATGAATTTATGATAAATAATGTTTTAGAATAA
- a CDS encoding methyl-accepting chemotaxis protein, which produces MYKRILKNILGKKKGSVIIKFFVNLEVKKKLILVFSVICIFIVLIGAKGIISSSKINEGSKSIYSNNLTAINDLQEIKGNINEMRGNMLTIIFERDMLKLDGQVRNINNIFNINIKVQKEYESIPSASIEEGKTYDDFKNELAKYREGKVEIIELAKSNNYGMAVKIFNSTMAQTRITMFEKLQKCIEINQRSAAQANLDNIAQFNKVRYTIVSYTAIAFFIIILMGYILSKNIMNPLNKIKELADRLSSYDFSTPINITRKDEFGQTVVALNTAQENVTTLIKVVMGNAQDLSASSEELSATVQELSSKSIIIDEAVETIAAGMQETSASSEEISASVEEVDSSINILSSKAMEGSNNSYQFKKRATKVEDNSQKAINETQKLYAEKQKNMEKAIEGGKVVDSIKVMADTIGNIASQTNLLALNAAIEAARAGEQGKGFAVVADEVRKLAEQSAQAVINIQDTIVEVQGAFKSSIDTGCDLLEFINTHVNEQFSAYAETGKQYYNDSDFVSKMSEEIAAMSEEITATVGQVSQAVQNMAESSQSSSEEVSRIKEGMNETSQAIGQVALTAQGQAELAQKLNEIVQQFKI; this is translated from the coding sequence ATGTATAAAAGAATTTTGAAAAATATATTAGGGAAAAAGAAGGGAAGTGTTATTATCAAATTTTTTGTGAATCTAGAGGTAAAGAAAAAGCTTATATTAGTATTTTCAGTGATTTGTATATTTATAGTTTTAATAGGAGCAAAGGGGATAATAAGTTCATCAAAGATAAATGAGGGTTCTAAGTCTATATATAGTAACAATTTAACAGCTATTAATGATTTGCAAGAAATTAAAGGAAATATCAATGAAATGAGAGGGAATATGCTTACAATTATTTTTGAAAGAGATATGTTGAAATTAGATGGGCAAGTAAGGAATATAAATAATATATTCAATATAAACATAAAAGTGCAAAAGGAATATGAAAGTATACCTTCAGCATCAATAGAAGAGGGTAAAACTTATGATGACTTTAAAAATGAGTTAGCAAAATATAGGGAAGGAAAGGTTGAGATAATAGAACTTGCAAAATCTAATAACTATGGAATGGCGGTTAAGATTTTTAATTCTACAATGGCACAAACAAGAATTACTATGTTTGAAAAATTACAGAAATGTATAGAAATAAATCAGAGATCAGCTGCGCAAGCAAATTTAGATAATATAGCTCAGTTTAATAAGGTTAGATACACAATAGTAAGTTATACAGCGATTGCATTTTTTATTATAATTCTTATGGGGTATATATTAAGTAAAAATATAATGAATCCATTAAATAAGATAAAGGAGTTAGCAGATAGGCTATCTTCTTACGATTTCTCAACACCAATTAATATTACAAGGAAAGATGAATTTGGACAAACAGTTGTAGCTTTAAATACTGCACAAGAAAATGTAACTACTTTGATAAAAGTAGTTATGGGGAATGCACAGGATTTAAGCGCATCATCAGAAGAACTCTCAGCTACGGTTCAAGAATTGTCTTCAAAATCTATAATTATAGATGAAGCAGTAGAAACTATCGCTGCGGGTATGCAAGAGACTAGTGCTTCCTCAGAGGAAATAAGTGCATCAGTTGAAGAAGTAGATTCTAGTATTAATATATTATCCTCAAAGGCTATGGAGGGAAGTAACAATTCATATCAATTTAAAAAAAGAGCTACTAAAGTTGAGGATAATAGTCAAAAGGCAATTAATGAAACTCAAAAACTATATGCAGAAAAACAAAAAAATATGGAGAAAGCAATTGAAGGTGGAAAAGTAGTAGATAGCATAAAAGTTATGGCAGATACTATCGGAAATATAGCTTCGCAAACCAATCTTCTTGCATTAAATGCTGCAATAGAAGCAGCAAGAGCAGGGGAACAAGGTAAAGGATTTGCAGTGGTAGCAGATGAGGTAAGAAAACTTGCAGAGCAGTCAGCACAAGCTGTAATAAATATTCAAGATACTATTGTTGAGGTTCAAGGAGCATTCAAAAGTAGTATTGATACAGGGTGTGATTTATTAGAATTTATAAACACACATGTTAATGAACAATTTAGTGCATATGCAGAAACAGGAAAGCAGTATTATAATGATTCAGATTTTGTAAGTAAAATGTCTGAGGAAATAGCAGCTATGTCTGAAGAAATTACAGCAACGGTTGGGCAAGTAAGTCAAGCAGTTCAAAATATGGCTGAGTCTTCACAAAGTTCAAGTGAAGAAGTAAGTAGAATAAAAGAGGGTATGAATGAGACGTCGCAGGCTATAGGGCAAGTGGCATTAACAGCACAAGGGCAAGCAGAACTTGCTCAAAAATTAAATGAAATAGTTCAACAATTTAAGATTTAA
- the ilvD gene encoding dihydroxy-acid dehydratase: MLKSQKLREIAPEIDSLRLGSGWSVDELSKPQIIVESSYGQSHPGSAHLDILVEEVCSGINNKGGKPAKYFVTDICDGESQGHDGINYSLPSREIMTDMIEIHVQATPFDAGVFITSCDKAVPAHLMAIARLDMPSILVPGGIMNAGPDMLTLEQIGTYSAQYERGEITEEKFTYYKHNACPSCGACSFMGTASTMQVMSEALGIAMPGTALVPVTLEQLKINAKVAGEHVLKLIDMNIKPSEIMTKEAFENAIMVHAAIAGSSNALIHIPAIAHELGIEINPELFDEIHKKIPFILNIRPSGFYPGSYFWYAGGVPAIMEEIKEFLHLDVITVTGKTLGENLEDLKSNGYYENCNKYLEAIGVSKEDIIKTKENPIQAQGAIAILKGNLAPGGAVVKHSAISKKLMKVTLKARVFNCEEDAIKAVLTKEIKPGDAVFIRYEGPRGSGMPEMFYTTEAIASDPQLVESIALITDGRFSGATRGPAIGHVSPEASEGGPIALVEENDLIRIDIVARQLSIIGVKGQEKTESEIQEILEIRKKSWVRPARKYTKGILGIYTKCAVAAMKGGYME; the protein is encoded by the coding sequence ATGTTAAAGAGTCAAAAATTAAGAGAAATAGCTCCAGAAATAGATTCATTAAGATTAGGTTCAGGTTGGTCAGTGGATGAACTTTCTAAACCACAAATTATTGTAGAAAGTAGTTATGGTCAAAGTCATCCAGGAAGTGCGCATTTAGATATATTAGTTGAGGAAGTTTGTAGTGGAATTAATAACAAAGGTGGAAAACCGGCTAAATATTTTGTAACAGATATATGCGATGGAGAATCACAAGGACATGATGGAATAAACTATTCTCTTCCTTCTAGAGAAATTATGACAGATATGATAGAGATACATGTACAAGCAACACCTTTTGATGCAGGAGTATTTATTACAAGTTGTGATAAGGCAGTGCCAGCACATCTTATGGCTATTGCAAGACTCGATATGCCATCAATTTTGGTACCAGGTGGGATTATGAATGCCGGTCCTGATATGCTTACCTTAGAACAAATAGGAACATATAGTGCACAATATGAAAGAGGAGAGATAACAGAAGAAAAATTTACATATTACAAACATAATGCGTGTCCAAGTTGTGGTGCTTGTTCATTTATGGGTACCGCATCAACAATGCAAGTAATGTCAGAAGCATTAGGAATAGCAATGCCAGGAACTGCATTAGTGCCAGTTACATTAGAGCAATTAAAAATTAATGCAAAGGTTGCAGGTGAACATGTTCTTAAGCTAATAGACATGAACATAAAACCATCTGAAATAATGACTAAAGAAGCTTTTGAAAATGCTATCATGGTGCATGCAGCAATAGCAGGTTCAAGTAATGCATTAATTCATATTCCAGCTATCGCACATGAACTTGGAATTGAAATTAACCCTGAATTATTTGATGAAATTCATAAAAAAATTCCATTCATATTAAATATAAGACCAAGTGGCTTTTATCCTGGATCATATTTTTGGTATGCAGGTGGCGTTCCAGCAATAATGGAAGAAATAAAGGAATTCCTACATTTAGATGTGATTACTGTAACTGGAAAAACTTTAGGTGAGAATTTAGAGGACTTAAAAAGCAATGGTTATTATGAGAATTGTAATAAATACTTAGAAGCAATAGGTGTAAGCAAAGAAGATATTATAAAAACTAAAGAAAATCCAATTCAAGCTCAGGGAGCAATTGCAATACTCAAAGGAAATTTAGCACCAGGTGGCGCAGTAGTAAAACATTCAGCAATATCTAAAAAGCTAATGAAAGTTACTTTAAAAGCTAGAGTTTTTAATTGTGAGGAAGATGCTATAAAAGCGGTATTAACAAAAGAGATTAAGCCTGGAGATGCAGTGTTTATAAGATATGAAGGCCCAAGAGGATCTGGAATGCCAGAAATGTTTTATACAACAGAAGCCATCGCATCCGATCCCCAGTTAGTTGAATCTATAGCTTTAATTACTGATGGTAGATTTTCAGGAGCAACTAGAGGACCAGCTATTGGTCATGTTTCACCCGAGGCAAGTGAAGGTGGACCTATCGCACTAGTCGAGGAAAATGATCTTATAAGGATTGATATAGTTGCTCGTCAGCTTAGCATTATAGGAGTAAAAGGACAAGAAAAAACTGAAAGCGAAATTCAAGAAATCTTAGAAATAAGGAAAAAGAGTTGGGTAAGGCCAGCAAGAAAATATACAAAAGGAATACTCGGTATATACACTAAATGTGCAGTAGCTGCAATGAAGGGTGGATATATGGAATAG
- a CDS encoding sugar kinase yields MDVVTFGESMVLFGPDSSGPLRYVQNFNKSIAGAESNVSIALAKLGHKVGWFSKLGDDEFGRYIQSTIRGEGVDVSRVIFEPGKNTGILFKERFMHSNPNVYYYRKGSAASDLKAEELDESYIKDAKILHITGITPALSESCRKTLFKAIEVAKANKVLVSFDPNIRLKLWTKEEAIPVMLEIAKLSDIIFPGIDEGEMLLGFTKPNDIADSFIKMGCSVVAVKLGEEGCYIADKDRGLYVNAYKLENPQDTVGAGDGFAAGFLSGMLKKLDLKECGEYANGVGAMAVLVKGDMEGYPNYEQLMAFIGEKKTISR; encoded by the coding sequence ATGGATGTAGTTACTTTTGGAGAATCTATGGTTTTATTTGGCCCGGATTCCTCCGGCCCATTAAGATACGTTCAAAACTTTAATAAATCAATTGCAGGCGCAGAATCGAATGTTTCCATAGCGCTTGCAAAATTAGGACATAAAGTTGGTTGGTTCTCGAAACTTGGAGATGACGAATTTGGAAGGTACATACAGTCCACAATTCGAGGTGAAGGTGTAGATGTATCAAGAGTTATTTTTGAGCCTGGAAAAAATACAGGCATATTATTTAAAGAAAGGTTTATGCATTCTAATCCAAATGTTTATTACTATAGGAAAGGTTCAGCAGCTAGTGATTTGAAGGCAGAGGAATTAGATGAGTCGTATATTAAAGATGCAAAGATACTTCACATTACTGGAATTACACCTGCACTTTCTGAAAGTTGCAGAAAAACATTATTCAAAGCAATAGAAGTCGCAAAAGCAAATAAGGTACTAGTTTCTTTTGATCCTAATATTAGACTTAAATTATGGACAAAAGAAGAGGCAATACCAGTTATGCTTGAAATTGCTAAACTATCAGATATAATTTTTCCCGGTATAGATGAGGGAGAAATGCTACTTGGATTTACAAAGCCTAATGATATTGCAGATAGCTTTATAAAGATGGGGTGTAGTGTTGTAGCGGTTAAACTTGGAGAAGAAGGTTGTTACATAGCAGATAAAGACAGAGGTTTATATGTAAATGCATATAAACTGGAAAATCCTCAAGATACAGTAGGCGCAGGAGATGGGTTTGCTGCGGGGTTCCTTTCTGGAATGTTAAAGAAATTAGATCTTAAAGAATGTGGAGAATATGCAAATGGAGTTGGCGCTATGGCAGTCCTTGTAAAAGGTGATATGGAAGGGTATCCAAATTACGAACAACTAATGGCATTTATCGGGGAAAAGAAAACGATTTCGAGATAG
- the gntT gene encoding gluconate transporter yields MPLLIVVFGVALLLVLMIAFKLNGFLSLIIVALSVGIMEGMPLPSVVLSITKGVGGTLGSLALVLGFGAMLGKLMADSGGAQRIALTLIDKFGKKHIQLAVILTGFIVGIALFYEIGFVLLLPLVFSIAAAADIPLLYIGVPMAAALSATHGFLPPHPGPTAIAAIYKADLGKTLIYGIVCAVPAVIFAGPVLTKFLKHMEHDIPKGLYNPKTFTDKEMPSFGISVFTALVPVILMAARAIATINLPKTSPILNYTNFLGDPVIALLIAVLLAIFTFGLNNGKKMPEVMKTVTESIAAISMILLIIGGGGAFKQVLVDSGVADYVAQIMKGSTISPLVLAWSIAAILRIALGSATVAGLTAAGIVGPLVVATGASPELMVLATGAGSLIFSHVNDPGFWMFKEYFNLSIPETLKSWSVLETIISVVGLVMVLLLSMVVH; encoded by the coding sequence ATGCCGTTGTTAATTGTTGTTTTCGGAGTTGCATTATTATTAGTTCTTATGATAGCTTTTAAATTAAATGGTTTCTTGTCATTAATTATTGTAGCATTATCAGTAGGTATTATGGAAGGTATGCCACTTCCAAGTGTTGTTCTTTCAATAACGAAGGGCGTTGGTGGAACACTCGGTTCTCTAGCACTAGTACTTGGTTTTGGTGCTATGCTTGGCAAGCTTATGGCAGATAGTGGTGGAGCTCAAAGAATAGCTCTTACACTAATTGATAAGTTTGGGAAAAAACATATACAATTAGCAGTTATATTAACTGGGTTTATTGTTGGAATTGCTTTATTTTATGAAATAGGGTTTGTACTTTTACTCCCACTTGTGTTTTCAATAGCAGCAGCTGCTGATATTCCACTTTTATACATAGGAGTTCCAATGGCCGCAGCATTATCTGCGACTCATGGATTTTTGCCACCACATCCGGGACCTACAGCTATAGCTGCTATTTATAAAGCTGATTTAGGCAAAACCTTAATTTATGGTATTGTGTGTGCTGTGCCAGCAGTAATTTTTGCGGGTCCTGTACTTACAAAATTCTTAAAACATATGGAACATGATATACCAAAAGGTTTATATAATCCTAAGACGTTTACAGATAAAGAAATGCCTAGTTTTGGCATAAGTGTGTTTACAGCTTTAGTGCCAGTAATACTTATGGCAGCAAGAGCTATTGCTACTATTAATTTACCAAAAACTTCACCTATTTTAAATTACACTAATTTTTTAGGGGATCCGGTAATAGCACTTCTTATAGCAGTACTCTTAGCTATATTCACTTTTGGATTAAATAATGGTAAAAAGATGCCAGAGGTTATGAAAACTGTAACCGAATCAATAGCTGCAATATCTATGATTTTATTAATAATAGGTGGCGGTGGAGCATTTAAACAGGTCTTAGTAGATAGCGGAGTTGCAGATTATGTTGCTCAAATCATGAAAGGATCAACCATTTCACCATTAGTACTTGCATGGTCAATAGCAGCAATACTTAGAATAGCACTAGGATCTGCAACTGTAGCTGGACTTACAGCAGCAGGTATTGTTGGACCATTAGTTGTAGCAACAGGTGCTAGTCCTGAACTTATGGTACTCGCAACTGGAGCAGGAAGTTTAATATTCTCACATGTTAATGATCCTGGATTTTGGATGTTTAAAGAATATTTCAATTTATCAATACCAGAAACGTTGAAATCCTGGTCAGTACTTGAAACCATAATATCTGTGGTCGGTTTAGTTATGGTTTTATTATTAAGTATGGTAGTGCATTAG
- a CDS encoding AraC family transcriptional regulator, with translation MAYKLNKITIRTDNSKEGINNIGDIWNDITSGKLPIIFDSEHIFQQGISPISKYSNYSSDENGDYDLTIMAVTADFFQKMDDKVSKGSYKKYDEKDENGEIGVCTRKAWEKVWSEQKSGDIHRTFTADFESTVPGEYTKDGKVHCYLYVAIQ, from the coding sequence ATGGCATATAAATTAAACAAAATAACAATAAGAACAGATAATTCAAAAGAAGGAATAAATAATATTGGTGATATTTGGAATGATATTACAAGTGGAAAACTACCTATTATTTTTGATAGTGAACATATATTTCAACAGGGTATTTCTCCAATTTCAAAATATAGTAATTATTCCAGTGATGAAAATGGAGATTATGATCTAACTATAATGGCTGTAACAGCGGACTTTTTTCAAAAAATGGATGATAAAGTAAGTAAAGGCTCTTATAAAAAATACGATGAAAAAGATGAAAACGGAGAAATAGGTGTTTGTACGAGAAAAGCATGGGAAAAGGTATGGTCTGAGCAAAAATCGGGCGATATACACAGAACCTTTACAGCAGATTTTGAGAGCACTGTTCCAGGTGAATATACGAAAGATGGCAAAGTGCATTGCTATTTATATGTTGCAATTCAGTAG
- a CDS encoding LytTR family transcriptional regulator DNA-binding domain-containing protein: MLKIKGLYKEKKNNILKGIDINIDKGNSVSIECSNEISDLLVNLILGKEIPGKGEIFIDGIKNSEYIKKNMASIGVVLREDALYENMTIESYMKFFADIFGNKVNYKEILMGLALLDIANTKISKLSYSQKRRVSFARERLKQPKLLIFQEPILNMDLDGAISIIENIDDLCSSGTAVLITSVLFKDTIMIGQKAYRLDAGGLVSLSNNREEYGCQKEEVHKGVDGIPIEKLVSTNEVYKIEKIPVKIDDKILLFDPIEIDYIESDKGISNIYISGEKFPCTISLTDLEERLKYFGFFRCHRSYIVNLQRVREIITWTRNSYSH; encoded by the coding sequence ATGCTTAAAATTAAAGGTTTGTATAAAGAGAAAAAGAATAATATTTTGAAAGGCATAGATATTAATATAGATAAAGGAAACTCTGTAAGTATAGAATGTAGCAATGAGATAAGTGATTTGTTGGTAAATTTGATATTAGGAAAAGAAATACCAGGAAAAGGTGAGATTTTTATAGATGGTATTAAAAATTCAGAGTATATTAAAAAAAACATGGCTAGCATAGGAGTTGTGCTCAGAGAAGATGCTCTTTATGAAAATATGACGATAGAGAGTTATATGAAGTTTTTTGCTGATATTTTTGGAAACAAGGTTAATTATAAAGAAATATTGATGGGTCTGGCACTTTTGGACATTGCCAATACTAAAATTAGTAAGTTAAGTTATTCACAAAAAAGACGTGTAAGCTTTGCTAGAGAAAGATTAAAGCAGCCTAAATTGTTAATATTTCAGGAGCCAATTCTTAATATGGACCTGGATGGAGCCATATCAATAATTGAAAACATAGATGATTTATGTTCTAGTGGAACTGCTGTGTTAATCACTTCCGTGCTTTTTAAAGATACGATAATGATCGGCCAAAAAGCGTATCGGTTAGATGCAGGTGGATTGGTATCATTAAGTAATAACAGAGAAGAGTATGGCTGCCAGAAAGAGGAAGTGCATAAGGGGGTGGATGGCATCCCTATAGAAAAATTGGTCAGTACAAACGAAGTATATAAAATTGAGAAGATACCGGTTAAGATTGATGATAAAATTCTGCTGTTTGATCCGATAGAGATTGATTATATTGAGAGTGACAAGGGAATTAGCAATATATATATTAGTGGAGAAAAGTTTCCTTGTACTATTTCTCTTACTGATTTGGAAGAAAGATTAAAATACTTTGGATTTTTCAGATGTCATAGATCGTATATAGTAAATTTACAAAGAGTACGAGAAATAATTACTTGGACAAGGAATAGTTACAGTCATTAA